One Spiroplasma kunkelii CR2-3x genomic region harbors:
- a CDS encoding VirB4 family type IV secretion system protein: MSTQEERNTPIYDFSNYLRALNFDFEIIKIDSKLNFDKNKNYLTQTLKQDSLKNSQTQQLNNFLSMSKYLENQDLKLEQNYYLIVFKNNNDKKLELSLLSYNQHLSLTLPTSEEIKKIVDKKIIPTNTTKSSLATLIKETSTYLKMDNNKFVSYLTVNQFPLTVNDMWLSNFSEIENVNISIRVRHLDNITAFKLLDRAIRRAQDQETKKASEDIEYSLYLQNFNELLQLIQVGGETLKMVSIIFTCFADSKKELDQVVSNLKNEMIRNRFTINDLTFRQFEIYKCLLFNNNDKLKNIEQEMAAITLASAWPFPSKPLNDPQGLIMGENEQLQPVIFDIKTKSSTRASHNAFIVGQMGFGKTFNVKKQLNWLYCNNTKIYIIDPQREYGSFANYHGGEIIEFGNNPKAKINPLEIFTDNFPEHISLLEQWFKNLYSDLTNIDLAKLQEYIIQLYKNFKITAATNLSKLTPKDYPILNDLYNLVYQKEKNTLLEKMLWKLTKGADGVLFNGVSTLEIKSDLIVFDIYNMAKSKTISNAQMYLLLALLDRVMKKNKEDNLNLPPEQQSWICIAIDEAHLLINEDNLLALNYLFTLSKTCRKFNGILYILTQSIGDFTQHGENVKRQARGIIEQCTYQFIHHLNSIGLQNYTELLTDNNMINAYEKNIILTPRKGLCLFSINDKRYILQFIATSEEIKAIGTQEDINNLGKKI; encoded by the coding sequence TTGTCAACGCAAGAAGAACGCAACACTCCGATTTATGATTTTTCGAATTATTTGCGTGCTTTAAATTTTGATTTTGAAATTATTAAAATTGATAGTAAGTTGAATTTTGACAAAAATAAAAACTATCTTACACAGACCTTAAAGCAAGATAGTTTAAAAAATTCACAAACACAACAATTAAATAATTTTTTGTCAATGTCTAAATACTTGGAAAACCAAGATTTAAAGTTAGAACAAAATTATTATTTAATTGTTTTTAAAAATAACAACGATAAAAAACTTGAATTATCGTTGTTATCATACAATCAACATCTTTCTTTGACTTTGCCAACAAGCGAAGAAATTAAGAAAATTGTTGATAAAAAAATTATACCAACAAATACAACAAAGTCATCATTAGCAACACTCATTAAAGAAACATCAACATATTTGAAAATGGATAATAATAAATTTGTTAGTTATCTTACTGTTAATCAATTTCCGTTGACTGTTAATGATATGTGGTTAAGTAATTTTAGCGAAATAGAAAATGTCAATATTTCTATTCGTGTTCGTCATTTAGACAATATAACAGCGTTTAAATTGCTTGACCGTGCGATACGAAGAGCACAAGACCAAGAAACAAAAAAAGCAAGTGAAGATATTGAATATAGTTTATATTTACAAAATTTTAATGAATTATTACAACTTATTCAAGTTGGCGGTGAAACTTTGAAAATGGTTTCTATTATTTTCACTTGCTTTGCTGATAGTAAAAAAGAGTTAGACCAAGTTGTTTCAAATTTAAAAAACGAAATGATAAGAAATCGCTTTACTATTAATGATTTAACATTTCGCCAATTTGAAATATATAAATGTTTGTTATTTAACAATAATGATAAATTAAAAAACATTGAACAAGAAATGGCTGCCATTACTCTTGCTAGTGCTTGACCATTTCCGAGTAAACCGTTAAATGACCCCCAAGGGTTAATAATGGGTGAAAATGAACAACTCCAACCCGTTATATTTGACATCAAAACAAAGTCATCAACAAGAGCAAGCCATAACGCTTTTATTGTTGGTCAGATGGGGTTTGGCAAAACATTTAATGTTAAAAAACAATTAAATTGATTATATTGTAATAACACCAAAATTTATATTATTGACCCGCAACGCGAATATGGTAGTTTTGCCAATTACCACGGTGGCGAAATTATTGAATTTGGTAATAACCCAAAGGCAAAAATTAACCCCCTAGAAATTTTTACTGATAATTTTCCAGAACATATCTCTTTATTAGAACAATGGTTTAAAAATTTGTATAGTGATTTAACAAATATTGACCTTGCAAAATTACAAGAATATATTATTCAGTTGTATAAAAATTTTAAAATTACAGCTGCAACAAATTTAAGTAAATTAACTCCAAAAGATTATCCCATTTTAAATGATTTATATAACTTGGTTTATCAAAAAGAAAAAAATACTTTGTTAGAAAAAATGTTGTGAAAACTAACCAAAGGGGCAGATGGGGTTTTATTTAATGGTGTTAGTACTTTAGAAATTAAAAGCGACTTAATTGTTTTTGATATTTACAACATGGCAAAATCAAAAACAATTTCTAACGCCCAAATGTATTTGTTATTAGCGTTGCTTGACCGTGTTATGAAAAAGAATAAAGAAGATAACTTAAACTTACCACCCGAACAACAAAGTTGAATTTGCATTGCCATTGATGAAGCACACTTGTTGATTAACGAAGATAATTTGCTTGCTCTTAATTATTTATTTACTTTATCTAAAACTTGCCGAAAATTTAACGGAATATTATATATTTTAACGCAAAGCATCGGCGATTTTACCCAACATGGCGAAAATGTTAAACGACAAGCACGGGGAATAATTGAACAGTGTACTTATCAATTTATTCATCACTTAAATTCAATCGGGTTACAAAATTATACTGAATTATTGACAGATAACAATATGATAAATGCCTATGAGAAAAATATTATTTTAACTCCCCGAAAAGGCCTTTGTTTATTTAGTATCAATGATAAGCGGTATATTTTGCAATTTATCGCAACAAGCGAAGAAATCAAAGCAATCGGAACACAAGAAGATATAAATAACTTAGGAAAGAAAATATAG
- a CDS encoding type IV secretion system DNA-binding domain-containing protein, with product MFLKYHTLDFKNFHIAYVDKYSWIISLVLFVIAFLFFLWFYVCHKIDNMDSPKIKQQKSSKASDKEFKTLQLKMLALNNKYGIPKTNLSQHTILVGTTGSGKTTTLMFLVKQLTQLFKQTTIIIDGKGDIDLINKVKQQDPNAFIWEIGGTTKYNPFGSKNSVVLSDKIMSVFDFSEPYYQNIANNYLLLLLDTLLNNNIAISFDNLVKYFPIKQLEKIIHFNNNNISLLSNFSEKDINGLYNQLSIYNKQLNASFDKDNNLLELITKHKTILFSINSLMYPKLAGSVAKIIIQDLKELTTLKPVNQKINIVLDEFNVFASETIINLINKSRSFNYQCFLSFQTINDLKTNNMNLTDTIFGNVNSIVCHNIKDPNTAEYVASVFGTQETEKLTRQLDFKNNTTNMGSVRSVDEFVVHPNDLKTLKIGECYFKTTLPSGKLFIKKIAVDPTCLDDLIQYFNE from the coding sequence ATGTTTTTAAAATATCATACACTAGATTTTAAAAACTTTCATATTGCTTATGTTGATAAATATAGTTGGATTATTTCTCTTGTGTTGTTTGTTATTGCCTTTTTGTTTTTCCTATGATTTTATGTATGTCATAAAATAGATAATATGGATAGTCCTAAAATTAAACAACAAAAAAGCAGCAAAGCAAGTGATAAGGAATTTAAAACATTGCAGTTAAAAATGCTTGCTCTTAATAATAAGTATGGCATTCCAAAAACTAATTTATCTCAGCATACGATACTTGTTGGGACAACGGGGAGCGGAAAAACAACAACCTTAATGTTTTTGGTAAAACAATTAACTCAACTATTTAAACAAACAACTATTATTATTGATGGTAAGGGGGATATTGATTTAATTAATAAAGTCAAACAACAAGACCCTAACGCTTTTATTTGAGAAATTGGTGGGACAACAAAATATAATCCCTTTGGGTCAAAAAATAGTGTTGTGTTATCAGATAAGATAATGTCGGTATTTGATTTTTCCGAACCATATTATCAAAATATAGCAAATAATTATTTATTATTGTTACTGGATACACTTTTAAATAATAATATTGCTATTAGTTTTGATAATTTAGTTAAATATTTTCCAATTAAACAATTAGAAAAAATAATTCATTTTAATAACAATAATATTTCACTTTTATCTAATTTTAGTGAAAAAGACATAAATGGTCTTTATAATCAATTAAGTATTTATAACAAACAATTAAACGCTAGTTTTGACAAAGATAACAATTTATTAGAATTAATTACTAAACATAAAACGATTTTGTTTAGTATCAATTCATTAATGTATCCTAAACTAGCTGGTTCGGTTGCGAAAATCATTATCCAAGACTTAAAAGAATTAACCACTCTAAAACCAGTTAATCAAAAAATTAACATTGTTTTAGATGAGTTTAATGTCTTTGCTAGTGAAACGATTATCAACTTGATAAATAAGTCGCGTAGTTTTAATTATCAGTGTTTTTTATCATTTCAAACAATCAACGACCTAAAAACAAACAATATGAATTTAACAGACACTATCTTTGGTAATGTTAATAGTATTGTTTGTCATAACATTAAAGACCCTAATACAGCGGAATATGTTGCGAGTGTCTTTGGTACCCAAGAAACCGAAAAACTAACCCGCCAACTTGACTTTAAAAACAACACTACTAATATGGGGTCAGTGCGTTCGGTGGATGAGTTTGTTGTTCACCCGAACGACCTTAAAACCCTTAAAATTGGTGAGTGTTATTTTAAAACTACACTACCAAGTGGAAAGTTATTTATTAAAAAAATTGCGGTTGATCCTACTTGTTTAGATGATTTAATTCAATATTTTAATGAATAA
- a CDS encoding two-component regulator propeller domain-containing protein has product MKKLLSILTITTLTTSTPAPLLAAVPLTNTLTSNSNNEYLSIKEMNGVNNNINSITIDKNNNIYFGTDTGAYKLFAGSTTPTKINGISGNVVSIAVWYCNGNVSCNYRYKSDSVNV; this is encoded by the coding sequence ATGAAAAAATTATTAAGTATCTTAACAATAACTACGCTGACAACAAGCACACCCGCACCTTTGCTAGCGGCAGTACCATTAACTAATACTTTGACATCTAACTCAAACAACGAATATCTATCAATAAAAGAAATGAACGGAGTTAATAATAATATTAATTCCATAACTATTGATAAAAACAATAATATTTATTTTGGCACAGATACCGGTGCGTATAAGTTGTTTGCGGGGTCAACAACGCCAACCAAAATAAATGGTATTAGTGGTAATGTTGTTTCGATTGCTGTTTGGTATTGCAATGGCAATGTTTCTTGTAATTATCGGTACAAAAGCGATAGCGTGAATGTATAA
- a CDS encoding Mbov_0396 family ICE element transmembrane protein translates to MAMFLVIIGTKAIAWMYNNRRHEMKSAITNILIIIIAIPLIPTLFIMANTIMTMIVKLFLQNAPIDTNNIALAIFNSSFMSGVHQFHYIPVSWTFDDSGNFSYIICLVSECFMVYIMFTVCLFLFWRVIELFILLCYSPVVVVMSVADQGHQFRNWKDMVMGRFISYAFMFITYNIFIMSIAVLGQVAILIPNSLSQPIFILLGIFAFGFAVAKSPQIITSLIGGNTAMSDSIGNLMSFGMATNLAKIGGKFAWKSGKFAARNAVGKPLGLTQGISGAMKSGTPFKEATVGTLFGGFNPNTGGVAGAVVGQAIKTKDKVMTNISDYQKFKEQHQQKLNKDSVLKQENINKKKDKGDKNNGK, encoded by the coding sequence ATGGCAATGTTTCTTGTAATTATCGGTACAAAAGCGATAGCGTGAATGTATAATAATCGCCGCCACGAAATGAAATCAGCAATTACTAATATTTTGATTATCATTATTGCTATTCCGCTAATACCGACATTATTTATTATGGCAAATACAATTATGACGATGATTGTTAAATTGTTTTTGCAAAATGCTCCGATTGATACAAATAATATTGCTTTGGCAATTTTTAATAGTAGTTTTATGAGTGGTGTTCATCAGTTTCACTATATTCCTGTTTCGTGGACTTTTGATGATAGTGGTAATTTTAGTTATATTATTTGTTTGGTTTCGGAGTGCTTTATGGTTTATATTATGTTTACTGTATGCTTGTTTCTGTTTTGACGGGTAATTGAATTATTTATCTTATTGTGTTATTCGCCTGTTGTTGTTGTAATGAGTGTTGCTGACCAAGGACATCAATTTCGTAATTGAAAAGATATGGTTATGGGGCGATTTATAAGTTATGCCTTTATGTTTATAACTTATAACATATTTATTATGAGTATCGCCGTTTTAGGACAAGTGGCAATCTTAATTCCTAATTCTTTATCACAACCAATTTTTATCTTACTTGGTATTTTTGCCTTTGGTTTTGCAGTTGCAAAATCACCGCAAATTATAACAAGTTTAATCGGTGGAAACACAGCGATGAGCGATAGTATTGGTAATCTGATGTCCTTTGGAATGGCGACTAATCTTGCTAAAATTGGGGGTAAATTCGCATGAAAATCGGGAAAATTTGCCGCTCGTAATGCGGTAGGTAAACCACTTGGTTTAACCCAAGGGATAAGTGGTGCAATGAAAAGTGGAACCCCATTTAAAGAAGCAACAGTAGGAACTTTGTTTGGTGGTTTTAACCCTAATACGGGTGGTGTTGCGGGTGCAGTTGTTGGCCAAGCAATAAAAACCAAAGATAAGGTTATGACAAATATAAGTGATTATCAAAAATTCAAAGAACAACACCAACAAAAATTAAATAAAGATAGTGTTTTAAAACAAGAAAACATTAATAAGAAAAAAGATAAAGGAGACAAAAACAATGGAAAATAA